The proteins below are encoded in one region of Festucalex cinctus isolate MCC-2025b chromosome 2, RoL_Fcin_1.0, whole genome shotgun sequence:
- the lig4 gene encoding DNA ligase 4 yields MEETSESATADQPSIVAAQVPFLHLCNTLEKIQKLKLRPEKSKTLRDFIESWRTFHHALHKDKPKTTDSFYPAMRLIVPSFERERMAYGIKESMLAKLYIDVLCLPKNGPEANKLLNYRTPTTSQGESGDFASMAYFVLKKRCTSQGKLSIKEVNDFLDSVAINNASKKKDLVRKSLLHLITQSSALEQKWLIRMILKDMKLGVSKETVLQVFHPDAAELYNVNTDLNKVCQQLHDPSVSLSDVSIGLFSAFKPMLAAVANIGNVEKQMGNSPFYIETKLDGERIQLHKDGDVYKYFSRNAFDYTQQFGGSPLEGSLTPHIHNVFQKHIVNCILDGEMMAYNPTAKTFMQKGSKFDIKRLMEDSELQTCFCVFDVLLVNSQKLGKETLKKRYGILQMVFTPVNGRIHLVAKTEARTMQDVVNALNDAIDHREEGIMVKDPLSIYKPDKRGEGWLKIKPEYVGGLMDELDVLIVGGYWGKGRRGGMMSHFLCAVAEAPKPGEKPSVFHTLCRIGSGYTMKELYDLGLKLAKHWKVYRKNDPPANILCATEKPEVYIEPCNSVILQVKAAEIVGSDMYKTNCTLRFPRIEKIRDDKEWHQCITLAELEQFRSKASGKLASRHLRIDAANEPQRKRQKMPAKAKKGVIDHYKQQDLSGVTKETDMFEDVEFCILNGTEDHPKAELEKGVARCGGIVVQNPGRDTYCVIAGSENMRVKNLISSNQHDLVWAFWLLECLEQKRVVPWQPRHMIHMSPSTKEHFAKEYDSYGDSYFLDTDEQQLREVFGRMGKADSATAVDVCRVEERYGWNDLPTSMFRPFTVYMDDYADINDPATAISASCLDLKAMEFRYHGGTVVQKLEEGVSHVVITAETRLEDLRRLRRGFRKKFKIVRDSWVTDSIEAQHLMNDDNYLV; encoded by the exons ATGGAGGAGACCTCTGAAAGCGCTACGGCTGATCAGCCTTCTATCGTTGCTGCTCAGGTTCCTTTCCTTCACCTGTGTAATACTTTAGAAAAAATCCAGAAATTGAAACTCCGCCCAGAAAAGTCCAAGACACTTAGGGATTTTATTGAGTCATGGAGAACATTTCATCATGCCCTGCATAAGGACAAACCCAAAACAACCGACTCTTTCTACCCAGCAATGCGCCTCATAGTTCCTTCATTTGAACGAGAGCGAATGGCCTACGGCATAAAAGAAAGCATGCTAGCCAAACTTTACATTGACGTATTATGCCTCCCGAAAAATGGTCCTGAAGCCAACAAGCTATTGAACTACCGCACGCCCACCACGTCTCAAGGAGAGTCTGGAGACTTTGCTAGCATGGCGTACTTTGTGCTAAAGAAACGCTGCACCAGCCAGGGAAAGCTCAGCATTAAAGAAGTCAATGATTTCCTTGATTCAGTCGCTATCAACAACGCGAGCAAAAAGAAAGACCTTGTGAGAAAAAGTCTTCTGCACCTCATCACGCAGAGCTCAGCCCTTGAGCAAAAATGGCTCATCAGAATGATTCTGAAGGACATGAAGCTTGGCGTCAGCAAGGAAACCGTCCTTCAGGTCTTTCACCCGGATGCCGCCGAGCTCTACAACGTGAACACGGACCTGAACAAAGTGTGCCAGCAGCTCCACGACCCCTCTGTATCTTTGAGCGACGTTTCCATCGGTCTTTTCTCCGCCTTCAAACCCATGTTGGCTGCCGTAGCTAACATCGGCAATGTCGAGAAGCAGATGGGTAACAGCCCATTTTACATTGAAACCAAGCTGGATGGCGAGCGGATACAACTTCATAAAGATGGCGACGTGTACAAGTACTTTAGTCGAAACGCCTTTGACTATACGCAGCAGTTTGGCGGATCCCCTTTGGAGGGTTCCCTGACACCGCACATCCACAACGTATTTCAAAAACACATCGTTAACTGCATCCTCGATGGGGAGATGATGGCTTACAACCCAACCGCAAAGACTTTCATGCAGAAAGGGAGCAAGTTTGACATCAAGAGACTAATGGAGGATTCGGAGTTGCAGACTTGCTTCTGCGTCTTTGATGTCCTGTTAGTCAACTCCCAGAAGCTTGGCAAGGAAACACTGAAGAAGCGCTACGGGATCCTGCAGATGGTTTTCACGCCGGTTAATGGCAGGATTCACTTGGTGGCGAAAACGGAGGCCCGGACCATGCAGGACGTGGTGAATGCCCTCAATGATGCCATTGACCACCGAGAAGAGGGCATCATGGTGAAAGATCCGCTATCCATCTATAAACCGGACAAGCGCGGGGAAGGCTGGCTGAAAATCAAGCCGGAATATGTGGGCGGCTTGATGGATGAGCTCGATGTTCTGATTGTTGGCGGTTACTGGGGAAAAGGGAGGCGGGGCGGTATGATGTCGCATTTCCTATGCGCTGTTGCAGAAGCTCCAAAGCCTGGTGAGAAGCCATCGGTGTTCCATACGCTCTGCCGCATCGGTTCCGGCTACACCATGAAGGAGCTCTATGACCTTGGTTTGAAACTTGCCAAGCACTGGAAAGTTTACCGGAAAAACGATCCGCCGGCCAACATCTTGTGCGCCACCGAGAAGCCCGAAGTCTACATCGAGCCTTGCAACTCGGTCATCCTCCAGGTGAAGGCAGCCGAGATAGTCGGCAGCGACATGTATAAAACCAACTGCACCCTGCGCTTCCCGAGGATCGAGAAGATTCGCGATGACAAGGAGTGGCACCAGTGCATTACCCTCGCCGAGCTGGAGCAGTTTCGCAGCAAGGCGTCAGGGAAACTCGCCTCACGACATCTTCGTATTGATGCCGCCAATGAGCcacaaaggaaaagacaaaagatgcCTGCCAAAGCCAAGAAGGGTGTTATTGACCACTATAAGCAGCAGGATCTCTCTGGGGTTACCAAGGAGACAGACATGTTTGAGGATGTGGAATTCTGCATCCTGAATGGGACTGAGGATCACCCGAAGGCTGAATTGGAGAAAGGTGTTGCCAG GTGTGGCGGAATTGTCGTTCAGAACCCAGGGCGAGATACTTACTGTGTGATCGCCGGATCGGAGAACATGCGCGTGAAGAACCTGATTTCGTCGAACCAGCACGATTTGGTTTGGGCCTTCTGGCTGCTGGAGTGTCTGGAGCAGAAGCGAGTGGTTCCGTGGCAACCGCGCCACATGATCCACATGTCGCCCTCCACCAAGGAACACTTCGCCAAGGAGTACGATAGCTACGGCGATAGCTACTTCCTGGACACTGACGAGCAGCAGCTGCGAGAGGTGTTCGGGCGCATGGGAAAAGCGGACAGCGCGACGGCCGTCGACGTCTGCCGAGTTGAGGAGCGATACGGCTGGAATGACCTTCCCACCAGTATGTTCAGACCGTTCACAGTTTATATGGATGACTACGCGGACATCAACGATCCTGCAACCGCCATTTCCGCAAGTTGTTTGGATCTCAAGGCCATGGAGTTTCGTTACCACGGCGGCACTGTGGTGCAGAAGTTGGAGGAAGGCGTGTCGCACGTTGTTATTACGGCAGAAACAAGACTGGAGGATTTGAGGAGATTGAGGCGCGGCTTTCGAAAGAAGTTCAAAATCGTCCGAGACTCGTGGGTGACTGACTCAATCGAAGCACAGCACCTGATGAATGATGACAACTATTTAGTCTGA